One genomic region from Pirellulales bacterium encodes:
- a CDS encoding ABC transporter ATP-binding protein, translating to MIEFDQAKRNYGRKTAVNDLTLMVPGGELFALLGPNGAGKTTSIKMLVGLLRPSSGIVRICGYDVVKETRQANRCLGYVPDQPYLYDKLSGREFLQFIADLYGLGREESATRIAREIRNFELTEFVDQLTESYSHGMKQRTVFAAALLHDPAVLVLDEPMVGLDPRSMRLVKDLLRDRASAGMTIFMSTHTLGLAEEIADRIGIVDRGRLRFIGTGAQLRQQLAQADTSLERMYLELTTSAEAAAAQETA from the coding sequence ATGATCGAATTTGACCAAGCAAAACGGAACTATGGGCGGAAGACGGCAGTCAATGATTTGACTTTGATGGTTCCAGGCGGCGAGTTGTTTGCCTTGCTCGGGCCCAATGGGGCTGGGAAAACAACATCGATCAAGATGCTGGTCGGGCTGTTGCGCCCCAGTTCCGGCATCGTGCGCATTTGCGGTTACGACGTTGTCAAGGAAACTCGCCAAGCGAATCGCTGTCTGGGCTACGTTCCTGACCAACCATATCTTTACGATAAACTGTCGGGCCGCGAGTTCTTGCAATTTATCGCCGATTTGTATGGCCTGGGCCGGGAAGAATCGGCCACGCGAATTGCCCGCGAAATTCGCAACTTCGAGTTGACTGAGTTTGTGGACCAGTTGACCGAAAGTTATTCGCACGGCATGAAGCAGCGCACGGTGTTTGCCGCGGCGCTGCTGCACGATCCAGCCGTGCTCGTGCTCGATGAGCCGATGGTCGGGCTCGATCCGCGCAGCATGCGTTTGGTAAAAGACCTGTTGCGCGACCGCGCCAGCGCGGGAATGACCATTTTCATGTCGACGCACACGCTCGGCCTGGCCGAGGAAATCGCCGACCGCATCGGCATCGTCGATCGCGGTCGATTGCGGTTTATCGGCACGGGCGCTCAATTGCGCCAGCAACTCGCGCAAGCAGACACGAGCTTGGAACGCATGTATTTGGAACTCACCACATCGGCCGAAGCGGCGGCGGCACAGGAGACGGCGTAA